The following proteins are encoded in a genomic region of Candidatus Methylomirabilis tolerans:
- a CDS encoding zinc ribbon domain-containing protein: MPIYEYECEVCRHTFEVIQKISDKPIKKCVLCQGKVHKMLSAPGLLFKGSGWYVTDYANPERKKAVEAEKKAASADSGSTKAESKESKKSGTH; the protein is encoded by the coding sequence GTGCCGATTTACGAGTACGAGTGCGAGGTCTGCCGTCACACGTTTGAGGTAATCCAAAAGATTTCTGACAAGCCAATCAAAAAGTGCGTATTGTGCCAGGGAAAAGTCCATAAGATGCTCTCTGCTCCCGGTCTACTCTTTAAGGGGTCGGGCTGGTACGTCACTGATTATGCCAACCCTGAGCGAAAAAAAGCCGTGGAGGCGGAAAAAAAGGCCGCCTCAGCCGACAGCGGAAGCACGAAGGCCGAGAGTAAAGAGTCGAAGAAGAGCGGGACTCACTAA
- a CDS encoding TVP38/TMEM64 family protein — MKKTVMIATILTIVVGLVSTYVLFSEWLDPREYWEWIETSVNDQALVRYVKQSGPWAPLVFIGLQALQIVVAPFPGEVTGIIGGYLFGTLLGLIYSTIGLTVGSCLAFGLGRWMGHHFARRFVTPQTYDMFFFLTRTHGKLITFLLFLIPGFPKDFLCYILGASPLPFGVFFLLSTVGRIPGTWFLSMQGRQVRAAHYGSFFALIFFLSVGLLLLYLYREPLFKWIKLDHYRRQRRKRDMTRDSEVG; from the coding sequence ATGAAGAAAACCGTGATGATTGCTACGATTCTCACGATCGTGGTCGGTCTGGTATCCACCTATGTCCTCTTCAGTGAGTGGCTTGACCCGAGAGAGTACTGGGAGTGGATTGAAACCTCCGTCAACGATCAGGCGTTAGTCCGGTACGTCAAACAGTCCGGACCGTGGGCGCCTCTCGTATTTATCGGACTCCAGGCCCTCCAGATCGTTGTTGCGCCGTTCCCCGGTGAGGTGACGGGCATCATCGGTGGGTACCTCTTCGGGACGCTGTTGGGTCTTATCTATTCTACCATCGGCCTGACCGTCGGCTCCTGTCTTGCCTTCGGCCTGGGTCGTTGGATGGGACACCATTTTGCCCGCCGGTTCGTCACACCCCAGACCTACGACATGTTCTTCTTTCTCACACGGACCCACGGCAAATTGATCACCTTCCTCCTCTTTCTGATTCCCGGCTTCCCAAAGGACTTTCTGTGCTATATTCTCGGCGCCAGTCCCCTACCCTTTGGCGTCTTCTTTCTGCTTAGTACTGTGGGTCGCATTCCCGGTACATGGTTCCTCTCTATGCAGGGAAGGCAGGTCCGAGCCGCTCACTACGGCAGTTTCTTTGCCCTCATCTTCTTCCTGTCTGTAGGCCTCCTGTTACTGTACCTGTATCGTGAGCCGCTCTTCAAATGGATCAAACTCGATCATTATCGGCGGCAGCGGCGGAAGCGGGACATGACGAGGGACTCGGAGGTCGGATGA
- a CDS encoding sodium:calcium antiporter gives MNVTLRLMTAILLPLQWIVIRILGIHLPPEWEAVGAGLAIFGAAFILSWAAEVAQADIPQALALAFLALVAVLPEYAVDIYFAWSAGKDPTYIAYATANMTGANRLLIGLGWASVVVTFWLKTRHRQVVLDRSRSIELLHLTLATVYSFLIPLKGTLSVLDSVVLLAIFVSYMISASKAKIVEPELDGGVGELLMRMRPNLRRLATVALFVHAGLGIFLAAEPFAEGLLATGRAFAIEEFLLVQWLAPLASESPEFIVAIVFALRGNPGASMGTLVSSKVNQWTLLIGMLPLAYNLSAGHLGAMHLDARQIEEIFLTAAQSFFAVAVLANLSFSLLEAGLFFSLFITQLFFTDPFSRHLYAIAYILLAATWLIVSRSSRQGLATMVVERWTGKDMASSPQE, from the coding sequence ATGAATGTAACGCTGCGGCTGATGACCGCCATTCTTCTACCCCTGCAGTGGATAGTCATCCGGATTCTCGGCATTCACCTGCCACCTGAATGGGAGGCGGTGGGCGCCGGATTAGCCATCTTTGGGGCGGCGTTCATCCTGTCCTGGGCGGCCGAGGTCGCGCAAGCCGATATCCCGCAAGCGCTTGCGTTGGCCTTTCTCGCGCTGGTCGCCGTACTGCCGGAATATGCGGTCGATATCTACTTTGCCTGGTCTGCCGGTAAGGACCCGACCTACATCGCCTACGCTACCGCTAATATGACCGGCGCCAACCGCCTTCTGATCGGCCTAGGGTGGGCTTCCGTTGTTGTGACCTTCTGGCTCAAGACCCGACATCGGCAGGTCGTCCTTGACCGATCTCGCTCCATCGAACTCCTTCATCTGACGCTCGCCACTGTCTATAGTTTCCTGATCCCACTGAAAGGGACCCTTTCGGTGCTCGACTCAGTCGTCCTGTTGGCGATCTTTGTGTCGTACATGATTTCGGCCTCGAAGGCGAAGATCGTCGAGCCCGAACTGGACGGAGGGGTCGGGGAACTCTTGATGCGGATGCGGCCGAACCTGCGTCGGTTAGCTACCGTCGCACTGTTCGTCCATGCCGGGCTCGGCATCTTTCTCGCAGCCGAACCCTTCGCCGAGGGACTGCTGGCTACCGGCCGGGCATTCGCGATCGAGGAGTTTCTCCTGGTGCAGTGGCTGGCGCCGCTGGCCTCCGAGTCGCCTGAATTCATTGTGGCGATCGTTTTCGCACTTCGTGGGAACCCCGGAGCCAGCATGGGTACCCTTGTGTCTTCGAAGGTCAATCAGTGGACTCTTCTGATCGGCATGCTTCCGCTCGCTTACAACCTCTCTGCCGGCCATCTGGGGGCGATGCATCTGGACGCCAGACAGATCGAGGAGATATTCCTGACAGCGGCCCAATCGTTCTTTGCGGTCGCCGTGCTGGCTAATCTTTCATTCTCACTTTTGGAAGCCGGACTCTTCTTCAGTCTCTTTATCACCCAACTGTTTTTCACGGATCCCTTCTCCCGCCACCTTTATGCTATTGCCTATATTCTACTTGCGGCGACGTGGCTCATCGTAAGCCGCTCAAGTCGGCAAGGTCTTGCTACGATGGTGGTGGAGCGATGGACCGGAAAAGACATGGCGTCTTCCCCTCAGGAGTGA